A single Methylomonas sp. AM2-LC DNA region contains:
- a CDS encoding TIGR02449 family protein, whose translation MPPSEKNPSNELEALEAKLDLLISQYSQLKNENKTLKTKQDALVKEKAKLLEKTTQAKTRVEAMIARLKAMEHE comes from the coding sequence ATGCCCCCATCAGAAAAAAACCCATCGAACGAACTCGAAGCGCTGGAAGCGAAACTGGACTTACTTATTTCGCAATACAGCCAACTTAAAAATGAAAATAAAACCCTCAAAACCAAGCAAGACGCATTGGTAAAGGAAAAAGCCAAGCTTTTGGAAAAAACCACACAGGCCAAAACTCGCGTAGAAGCAATGATTGCCCGGCTTAAAGCCATGGAACACGAATAA
- a CDS encoding cell division protein ZapA encodes MSKTIQPVSITILGKEYKIACAVNEQQALINSAKELDLQMRKIRDTGKVSSTDRIAVLAALNMTHDAGGKTLSIDADICERLSNLRQKIENVLENP; translated from the coding sequence ATGAGCAAAACTATACAACCCGTTTCCATTACTATTCTCGGTAAAGAATACAAAATCGCCTGTGCTGTTAATGAACAACAAGCCTTAATCAATTCTGCCAAAGAACTTGATCTGCAAATGCGTAAAATACGTGATACTGGCAAAGTCAGCAGCACAGATAGAATTGCGGTTTTAGCCGCACTGAATATGACACACGATGCTGGAGGCAAAACACTTAGCATCGATGCCGACATTTGTGAGCGACTCAGCAATTTACGCCAAAAAATAGAAAACGTTTTAGAAAATCCCTAA
- a CDS encoding EamA family transporter, translating to MNTGVYYALLASLFFGASTPVAKLLLATQSPLLVAGLLYLGSGVGLAMARVLRDGGWKKITLTLSEWPWLLSAVFFGGILAPVFLLYGLMHVNAATASLLLNLEAVLTAVIAWCVFKENTDKRIVLGMLLIVIGCVLLAWPQRALNFVDWLGPLAVVIACLCWAVDNNLTRKVSATDALFVAGSKGIIAGVVNTGLAMALGVEMPNALVTSAIMLLGLFGYGISLVFFVLSLRSLGAARTGAYFSTAPFIGAAVALFLLHEAVSPLFTLASVFMAVGVWLHLTERHAHQHTHAELEHIHLHSHDAHHQHEHDEHWNGREPHSHFHKHTALSHTHVHFPDIHHQHVHSK from the coding sequence ATGAATACTGGTGTCTACTATGCCTTACTCGCTTCCTTGTTTTTTGGTGCCAGCACCCCAGTTGCTAAACTATTACTCGCTACCCAATCGCCACTGTTAGTGGCGGGTTTGTTGTATCTGGGTAGTGGCGTGGGGTTGGCAATGGCTAGAGTGTTGCGTGATGGTGGTTGGAAAAAAATTACGCTTACGCTTAGCGAATGGCCTTGGCTGTTGAGTGCCGTTTTTTTTGGCGGCATACTTGCGCCCGTATTTTTATTGTATGGCTTAATGCATGTTAACGCTGCAACTGCTTCTTTACTCCTTAATCTGGAAGCGGTATTGACCGCTGTTATTGCTTGGTGTGTATTTAAAGAAAACACGGATAAGCGCATAGTGTTGGGTATGTTGCTCATTGTTATTGGTTGTGTTCTGCTAGCTTGGCCGCAGCGTGCGCTAAACTTTGTAGATTGGCTTGGGCCGTTGGCAGTTGTAATAGCTTGCCTATGTTGGGCAGTTGACAATAACCTTACGCGCAAAGTATCTGCGACAGATGCTTTGTTTGTTGCTGGCAGCAAAGGGATCATTGCCGGTGTGGTCAATACTGGTTTGGCGATGGCTTTGGGTGTGGAAATGCCAAATGCTTTGGTAACGTCTGCAATTATGCTACTGGGCTTGTTTGGTTACGGCATCAGTTTGGTGTTTTTTGTGCTGTCCTTACGCAGTTTAGGCGCGGCTCGCACAGGAGCGTATTTTTCAACTGCACCTTTTATTGGTGCTGCAGTTGCCTTGTTTTTGTTGCACGAGGCGGTGAGTCCATTATTTACACTTGCTTCAGTATTTATGGCGGTTGGCGTGTGGCTACATTTAACCGAACGGCACGCTCACCAGCATACTCATGCTGAACTAGAGCATATTCACCTTCACAGCCATGATGCGCACCATCAACATGAGCATGATGAACATTGGAATGGTCGAGAGCCGCATAGTCATTTCCACAAACATACAGCACTGAGCCATACACATGTGCATTTTCCAGATATTCACCACCAGCATGTTCATTCCAAGTAA
- a CDS encoding spondin domain-containing protein — protein MRFLPVILLTTAFVPFASVQAQEVTLSFANLSASNGAALSPIFVALTDGSTSAFTPGGTASAAITKLAETGSGSDLFNVFGSANGVQTAEVTASSNAFGPGIYLPGATGSITLDLDPNENKYLSFFSMVVPSNDRFIGGEIQLFNNQGQFIAGNTVIDGNAIWDAGAVKSQVAGAAFLTAGGTNTPISNGVITANDNFSVWSGQKTADGYNFTSLPGDNTPLLSITTSAVPEPSIAWLFTSALWMLAVVRGKTKKLTFLA, from the coding sequence ATGAGATTTTTACCAGTAATCCTATTAACCACTGCCTTTGTTCCTTTTGCTAGTGTACAGGCGCAAGAAGTCACCTTAAGTTTTGCTAATCTGTCTGCTAGTAACGGCGCTGCGCTTAGTCCTATCTTTGTTGCGCTGACTGATGGCTCTACCAGTGCATTTACGCCAGGTGGCACGGCCTCTGCCGCTATTACTAAATTAGCCGAGACGGGGAGTGGTTCTGATTTGTTCAATGTGTTCGGTTCAGCAAATGGTGTGCAAACCGCAGAAGTCACTGCATCTAGCAATGCGTTTGGTCCAGGTATCTATTTGCCAGGCGCCACAGGCAGTATTACCTTAGATCTTGATCCTAACGAAAATAAATATTTAAGTTTTTTTTCCATGGTAGTGCCTTCTAACGACCGATTTATTGGTGGCGAAATTCAGTTATTTAATAATCAAGGTCAATTTATTGCTGGAAACACTGTTATCGATGGTAATGCTATCTGGGATGCAGGTGCGGTTAAATCGCAAGTGGCCGGGGCTGCATTTTTAACAGCTGGTGGCACCAATACCCCGATCAGTAATGGCGTCATAACTGCCAATGATAATTTTTCAGTATGGAGCGGACAAAAAACCGCCGATGGTTATAACTTTACCAGTTTACCCGGTGATAATACTCCCTTGTTAAGCATAACCACCAGTGCCGTTCCAGAGCCGTCAATAGCCTGGTTATTTACCAGTGCGTTATGGATGTTGGCCGTTGTGCGTGGTAAAACGAAAAAGCTAACTTTCCTGGCTTAG
- a CDS encoding ATP-binding protein: MNLDFQSRIVLFFSMLIVGVQLLTLVTIYWVGRENLLSQSEQNLLYAENIFKRMLTEQGEQMASETRILAADFGFRSAVSDSDQTTVNSALENLTYRIHGQRGFYVDLQGNIVADTSGRLQKQPFMFPVAINNAETQGKTVGFAMLDGEFCQLSVAPVLAPLPIGWVVILNRVDQGLVEKFKQVTANPPDISLLLQTENKINILSSSLRKPDAAFFLALLRQAPVAEDSAPKLVNIGHVAVIALARPLHTARSEQAISLVLHIDLLTALQPYLLLVYASLALMVFGLLATLCGTYYLAKNISQPVRELADASQRLLDGGFDEPLTVTRRDEWGLLAETFNQAGRIAKEIITLKEQDLLRREMVASVSHDLRTPLTSLHGYLETMQLKANQLPEAERERFLAVAVRQSEKVGRLAQELFELAKLECQATPVQLECFNLLDLVQDVIHKYSMTAKQRGLNLNAILDTHVPMVFADIAMIERVLTNLIDNALRHTSAGGEVKISISVTDSRLRVSITDTGEGIAAEYLPRLFERDSRIMRQHKPDSGGLGLQIVAKIVALHGGSVHVESSLGMGSMFSFDLAIAEINPIV; this comes from the coding sequence GTGAACCTTGATTTTCAAAGTCGCATTGTGTTGTTTTTCTCAATGCTGATTGTGGGCGTTCAATTGTTGACTTTAGTGACCATATACTGGGTTGGCAGAGAAAATCTACTTAGTCAGAGCGAACAAAATTTGCTGTATGCGGAGAATATTTTTAAGCGCATGCTAACAGAGCAGGGGGAACAAATGGCCAGCGAAACTCGCATTCTCGCTGCCGATTTTGGATTTCGTTCTGCTGTCAGTGACAGCGATCAAACTACAGTAAACTCTGCTTTGGAAAACCTGACTTATCGCATTCACGGACAAAGAGGTTTTTATGTGGATTTACAAGGCAACATTGTCGCAGATACCAGTGGACGCTTACAAAAACAGCCATTTATGTTCCCCGTTGCCATAAACAATGCCGAGACCCAAGGCAAAACAGTGGGTTTTGCAATGTTGGATGGCGAATTTTGCCAATTATCAGTAGCACCGGTACTGGCTCCTTTACCCATCGGCTGGGTAGTTATTCTCAATAGGGTTGATCAAGGTTTGGTAGAGAAGTTCAAACAGGTAACGGCCAATCCACCCGATATTTCATTACTATTACAGACTGAAAACAAAATAAACATACTTAGTAGCTCGCTTCGTAAACCTGATGCCGCTTTTTTTCTAGCCTTGCTCCGGCAAGCACCCGTTGCTGAGGACTCTGCACCCAAGCTTGTTAATATTGGTCATGTTGCAGTGATTGCCTTGGCGCGTCCACTGCACACAGCCCGTTCGGAGCAGGCAATTAGTCTGGTGTTACATATTGATTTACTGACAGCATTACAACCGTATCTGCTATTAGTTTATGCGAGTTTAGCATTAATGGTGTTTGGTCTATTGGCAACATTGTGTGGTACTTATTATCTGGCCAAAAACATTTCTCAGCCAGTGCGTGAATTGGCCGATGCATCGCAGCGCCTGCTGGATGGAGGCTTTGATGAGCCTCTGACTGTAACAAGGCGAGATGAATGGGGGTTGCTGGCCGAAACCTTTAATCAGGCGGGTCGGATTGCCAAAGAAATCATTACTTTAAAAGAACAAGATCTGTTGCGTCGGGAAATGGTTGCCAGTGTGTCTCATGATTTACGTACACCGTTAACATCGTTGCATGGCTATCTGGAAACCATGCAATTGAAGGCCAATCAATTACCGGAAGCCGAGCGTGAACGTTTTCTGGCAGTTGCCGTCCGGCAAAGCGAGAAAGTTGGACGTTTGGCACAGGAGTTGTTTGAGCTGGCTAAACTGGAATGTCAGGCCACTCCTGTACAATTGGAATGCTTTAATTTACTGGATTTAGTACAAGATGTGATTCATAAATACAGTATGACAGCCAAACAGCGCGGGTTAAATTTGAATGCGATTTTAGATACTCATGTACCAATGGTATTTGCCGATATTGCCATGATCGAAAGAGTGTTGACCAATCTCATTGATAACGCTCTGCGTCATACATCGGCGGGTGGCGAAGTGAAAATAAGTATATCAGTGACTGATTCTCGGTTACGTGTCAGTATCACTGATACGGGGGAAGGCATTGCCGCTGAATATTTGCCAAGATTGTTTGAAAGAGATTCTCGTATCATGCGTCAACATAAACCCGACTCTGGTGGGTTGGGCTTACAAATTGTGGCGAAAATTGTGGCTTTACATGGCGGCAGTGTCCATGTAGAAAGTAGCTTGGGTATGGGTTCGATGTTTAGTTTTGATCTGGCGATAGCAGAAATAAATCCAATTGTTTAA
- a CDS encoding HAMP domain-containing sensor histidine kinase: MFSSFRQRIFLTYACLLFLTTGINLLISWNALSACRHKNADRFTSQHSEWVVNGLTLPEQDYTYYFISEISAVLLLMLIVGLVAFSAITHRFQCFYASIKGSATADIAANLYSKNDEIDNLGQCFKQMSEQLAVQRLQLLNQEDQRRQMMINVSHELRTPLTSLQGYLETLLRKNAHLSVTEQWHYLEVAVKQSQRVGQLTQNLFELAKLEADLLLPHFEIFYIQELVQDLAQKFSHLTKTNCELSTTHFMPGNSSVYADIGMIERVISQLLETTLHYTTNASCIHLSVECHNGFVEVAVQSSELDQVGDELLNLLLTDQLWDETQSSHAVALNLWIAKRIMLLHASKIEIGPVGNYINALKFRLPTASEVESKIESTPPGFSDF, from the coding sequence ATGTTTAGTTCTTTCCGTCAGCGCATATTTCTAACCTATGCGTGTCTATTGTTTCTGACAACTGGGATTAATTTACTCATTAGCTGGAATGCTTTATCTGCCTGTCGACATAAGAATGCCGACAGGTTTACCAGTCAGCATAGTGAATGGGTAGTCAATGGATTAACGTTACCAGAACAAGATTATACCTACTACTTTATCTCGGAAATCAGTGCAGTATTGCTGCTAATGTTGATAGTGGGGTTGGTGGCTTTTTCGGCAATTACGCACAGATTTCAATGCTTTTATGCCAGTATAAAAGGATCTGCGACAGCGGATATTGCCGCAAATCTGTATAGCAAAAACGACGAAATTGATAACCTAGGCCAGTGTTTCAAACAAATGTCGGAACAACTGGCTGTGCAGCGCTTACAGCTACTAAATCAGGAAGATCAGCGCCGGCAAATGATGATTAATGTTTCGCATGAGCTACGCACGCCGCTCACTTCTTTACAAGGTTATTTGGAAACCTTGTTACGCAAAAATGCACATTTATCAGTCACTGAACAATGGCATTATCTGGAAGTAGCGGTTAAACAGAGTCAACGCGTAGGTCAGTTAACCCAAAATTTGTTTGAACTGGCAAAGCTGGAAGCCGATTTGTTGTTACCCCATTTTGAAATATTTTATATTCAAGAATTGGTTCAGGATTTAGCTCAGAAATTTAGTCATTTAACGAAAACAAACTGCGAACTCAGTACCACCCATTTTATGCCCGGTAACTCAAGTGTTTATGCTGATATTGGTATGATAGAACGGGTTATCAGTCAATTGTTGGAAACAACACTGCATTACACCACTAATGCCAGTTGTATTCACTTAAGTGTTGAATGTCATAACGGATTTGTAGAAGTAGCAGTGCAGAGTTCGGAATTAGATCAAGTTGGGGATGAATTGTTGAATTTATTATTGACCGACCAACTCTGGGATGAAACACAAAGCAGTCATGCCGTTGCATTAAACTTATGGATTGCTAAACGTATTATGCTGTTACATGCCAGTAAAATCGAAATCGGTCCAGTCGGGAATTATATCAATGCTTTAAAATTTCGTTTGCCAACTGCTAGCGAAGTTGAGAGTAAAATAGAATCAACTCCTCCCGGTTTCAGCGATTTTTAA
- a CDS encoding response regulator transcription factor, protein MMELPTKQLLVIEDDPDIGDMLAINLQDEGYQVTVCRDGALGLTKLKQQHYDLLILDLMLPGVDGLEICRQMRSMEYYQPIIIISAKSTETQRVLGLELGADDYLTKPFSVAELIARIRALFRRAEAIERQAQVKIGLLEVGELSIDPLSHDVTLAGKLIALTLKEFELLLFFARNPGKAFTRIALLDQVWGYSHDGYEHTVNSHINRLRGKIERDPGKPDYIQTVWGVGYKFVDQAKS, encoded by the coding sequence ATGATGGAGTTGCCTACCAAACAGTTATTGGTTATTGAGGATGATCCCGATATTGGGGATATGCTTGCTATTAATTTACAAGACGAAGGTTATCAGGTAACTGTATGCAGGGATGGTGCTCTTGGCTTAACTAAACTGAAGCAACAACATTACGATTTATTAATACTTGATTTAATGTTGCCTGGTGTTGATGGCCTGGAAATTTGTCGCCAAATGCGTAGTATGGAATATTATCAGCCCATTATTATTATCAGTGCCAAATCCACCGAAACGCAACGCGTTTTAGGATTGGAGTTAGGTGCAGATGATTATTTGACCAAGCCATTTTCTGTTGCCGAATTGATAGCGCGAATTCGTGCGTTATTTAGACGTGCAGAAGCCATTGAGCGACAAGCACAGGTAAAAATTGGTCTGCTGGAAGTGGGGGAGTTAAGCATAGATCCACTCTCTCACGATGTGACATTGGCAGGAAAACTGATTGCCTTAACGTTAAAAGAGTTTGAACTGCTATTGTTTTTTGCACGTAACCCTGGCAAGGCATTTACGCGTATTGCCTTATTAGATCAAGTGTGGGGCTACAGTCATGATGGCTACGAACATACCGTTAACTCCCATATAAATCGTTTGCGTGGCAAAATTGAACGCGACCCAGGAAAACCCGACTATATCCAAACCGTTTGGGGGGTAGGATATAAGTTTGTGGATCAGGCCAAGTCTTAA